The genome window GTGCTCCGCAGTCACCGCCTCCGGTTATATCAACATCAATGAGTTTAACATTTGAAATGGACGGCGTTACAACATCATTCCCGGCATAACCAAACAAACCAATGGTCCAGGTTGCCGGTCTGTTAATAAAAAGACCCGTGATGCTGTATCCGTTTCCGTTATAGCTGCCCAGAAAACGGCTGGCGTTATTGCCGATCGGATTCCATCCGGAACCGCTGTTCCAGAATGCACCGCCGGATGTTCCGGTCTCTGTGGTCAGATCAATGTCTGCAGTCTGGATAAAATAGGATGAAAGATAGTTGCGGACATCATTAAGCTGTGCCGCTGTGGCAACCTGATACGGATTACCTGAAGTTCCGTCACCCCCTGCAAATGACTGGGCGGAGACGGTAATGGCTGCTGCAAAAAACAGCGCTGAAGCAAGAAAGAATCGAAGAACTTTCACAGTACCTCTCATGAATTGTTGGAATTTGATAAGTGCGATGTTGCTTCCGGCTGTAAATTCAGACTGCTGTTAAAATCACTGACAGAATTGCCGGAGAATCACGGTACCAAATTAGTCCTTACCTGAGAAGGGGAAAATAGGGGCTGGCTCTCATTTTTCTGGGGCGTCTAGGGGCTGGCACCTAGATAATTAGGAATTAGGAATTAGTAATCAATGTACAGTTTACAATGTACAATGAACAGACATACTGAGAAATTATAATTTGAATTCCCTTTGCGTCTTTGCGACATTGCGCGAGACTAGGGTATCAGAACACGATTTAAGGATGAGCATGATTAACAGGATTACATTAAACAGCTCCCAAAGAGCGAGATATTAATAGCATATGATTTCCAACTACTCCCAAGAGCCCTAGAGGGACGAAAAAAATCCCCGGACCATGGACGGAATTTATTTTTTTGAGATAAAATTGTACATTGTTCATTGTTAATTGTACATTGATTTTCCGATCCGTGTTAATCCGCGCTGCCCTGCATCCGTTTAATCCGCGGCCATTTGGGGGTATAAGGACATCAAGGACTTTAAGGACCGCAAGGACTATATACCAGCAGATCATTCTTCATTCTTCATTCTCTCCCATTACTAATTAATAATTACTCATTACTAATTATCAAAGGCTGATTCCCGAGAGTTTCCTGTATGTCTCAACCGCATAACTGTCCGTCATGCCGCCGACATACATTGTGATATTCAGTATCAGTTTGTAATCATGATCCGGATCGTCTTTATCCACCTGCAGGTACCGCTGCGGAATTAACCGGCGTGTTTTCTTCCCGTAATTCCCCTTGTCATGATCAAACGCCGCATGAAGGAATGCATCCAGCAGTCCGGAGAGCACCACATAACCGGCTGCTTCAATCTCAATCACCGGCTTGCTGTTATATATCTTCTCCACGCTGGTTTTCCTGATCTGCTCAAGTTCGCCAAAAGCAATGGTCTCAGCAAAAAGATGTTTGTCATAGCTGCCGGCAAGTATCCCTTCGCAGTTCCGCAGAAAAGCCGATGCGGTATCCTGCACCAGCGATCCGATTGCACGCGAACGGAGGTACCCGATTTTTTCGTCATGGTTCCTGATTTTCTCTATCTCTTTCCTGTGAGTGTCCGTATAGCGTGAGACGATGCTGTCCAGCAGCGTATATATCTCATCATAGGAAACCAGCTTCAGTTTATACCCGTCTTCAAAATCAACGAGGATATAACTGATATCATCCGCTGCCTCAACCAGAAAAGCCAGCGGATGCCGGCGGTATATACGGCTGCCGGACTGTTCCTCATATTCCAGCCCCAGATATTCTGCTGTTCTCTCAAACACTTCTTTATCCGCCTGAAAATAGCCAAACTTCTTCTGCGAGACGCGCCCGCTCTTGCGCAAATCAGGCAGTGACTCCTTCGGATATTTGGTGAATACGCCGAGCGTGGAATAGGTAAGGGAGAGTCCCCCTTTTCTGTCAGTATCGTGCAGATAGGAGTTTGTCAGCAGACGGAATCCTGCCGCGTTTCCTTCAAAGGCCTGCAGATCATGTTTTTGCTTTTCATTAAGCCGGCTGATAAATGATGCCGCCTTGCTGCTCCGGAAATACTCTGATATTGCATCCTCCCCCGAGTGGCCGAACGGCGGATTTCCTATATCATGCGAAAGACAGGCGGCAGCCACAAGCGCTTCAATATCATATTCGGAAACATCGCGCAGTTCATCCTTATATAAACTCTTTAACTCAACTCCGCACAGATGACCCAGCGAGCGACCTACACAGGAGGATTCTATGCTGTGCGTCAGCCTGGTATGGATAAAATCCGTTTCAGGCAGCGGTATTACCTGCGTTTTGTTCTGCAGCCGCCTGAATGCCTCAGAAAAAACAATGCGGTCAAAATCTTTCTGATATTCGTTTCTTCCGTCAAAGGCTGCCGTTCCTGTGCTTTCTTTTCCGCAGCGCTGCGGTGTAATTAGTTTCTGCCAGTTCATTTCTTGGTTCCGAAAAATTGTAAAAGAGGAAGATGAAACCGTTCTGCCCACGCTTTCTCATTATGAAGCGCGTCAGGGAATTTCTTCCAGACAAACGTGCCACTCTCTTCATAACCCTGTTTTTTCAGTGCAAGCAGCATCTCATCAATGCCCGGCTGAAGCCGTTCTTCAAGCCCGAGACCGCCATTGTCTAAATAGATTTGTAGATTCCGCGGGGGATCAGGGTCGGTATATACCGGCTGGACGTAGTCTATATTGTAAATCTTAAACGCGGGAGAAAGAGCCGCCACCATTAAATAAACATCATCATACTCCCACGCCAGGCGGAAAGAGATCAGCCCCCCGCCTGAGCTCCCGGCAACCGCGGTGTTTTCCCTGCCAGGAAGCGTGCGGTAGTTTTCATCTATAAATTTCTTCAGCACTCTTGAGCAGAATTCCATATATGCATCAGTCGTATCCCCCCGTGTATATTCAGGATAACGGTTGCGGGTGTTGTTAATTGCCACGATGATAATTTTTTTCATCTCACCCGCACGGATAAGACTGTCAGCAATATCATCTGCCCGCCAGTCAAAACCCATGGTGGAAGTTGCCGGATCAAATACATTCTGTCCGTCATGCATATATAAGACCGGATATCGCTCATCTTCCTCATCATAACCGGGCGGCAGCCATACATGCACATCACGGGGGAGCAGTTTCGGATACTCCATATTCTTATGGGTAATAACTTTCCCCACTACGCTGCCATAATTCGTTCTTGGCATATCTGCATCACTTTTCCAGAAGGGAACAAATATTTCCAGCGTAGTATCCTTCGTCATCCGGAGTGCAAAGTTTTGCGGAACGGTACCCTGCTCATAAATTGCTTCCCTAGCCCAGGATCCTCCAGTTATTTTAAATTCAACTGTCTCCCCTGCGTTAAACCGTATATCTCTTACCCAGTGCAGAGCGCCGATTGGTTCAAGCTCCACGGCGGAAGGATTCCACCCTCCGGTGCTCTGCGTGCTGCCTGATATATATACTTTTCCCCCTTCCGGTAGCATTGCGGCTTTAACTGAAACCCGCAATGTTACCTCCTGCGCCTGCAGAAGCAGGGGAAGAACTATTAAAAGACTTACAAAAAACCTTTTCATGCCATCACCTGAGAAGAATCATTTTTTTCGTTTCATTTATTCCTGTCCCCTGAATCCGGTAAAAATACTGTCCTGAAGGAACCGGCTCAGCCGCCTCATTTTCCCCGTCCCATTGCCTCTTGTGGGTACCCGGCTCAAAATATCCTTCCGCAACCGTTCTGATAATCTCTCCCAGATTGTTATATATCCTCAGGGTAATATAGGAACCCTTATCCAGACGGAATTCAATCATCGTAAGAGGATTAAAGGGATTTGGATAGTTATTTGACAGTTCATACCCCGGCACCTCTCCGGCTGTTTCATTCTGTATCGAGGTAAAGGGAGCTGTATATTTATATATTGAATCGCCAAAGGCGTAGGCAAGATGACTGTTAATAATTCTGAAACGGTTAACCCTTCTGCCAAGCGTAAGCGGTGACCAGGTCTCGCCTCCGTTGGTGGTCTGCCACATCGGATTGGCACTGTTGCCCCCGGCCCAGCCCAGCGAGCCGTTAATAAAACCCATCCCCTGAACAAAGTAATAGCTGTTGCTGAAAAGTTTTTCCTCCCAGGTGAATCCCGCGTCGGTGGTCTTCAGAAAATAGATGGGAGAAAGTGAATTCCTCTGCAGTGATATATATCCTGTATCAGGTGTCGGGAACTGTATCTTCCAGCACCACTCCCCCTGCCGCGAGGTGGTAATCTGCGGAGACCAGGTATTGCCTCCGTCACTGGTATAAAGCACAATGCCGCTTGAGTTTGCGTGGGTAATATTCGTCAGTCCCACTATCCATCCGGTCAGCGGAGTGGTGAAGTATATATCAATAAGCCCCGGAGCAATGCTGCTTAGTTCTTTGGCCGTCCAGGTCTGGCCGCGGTTGGTGGTTTTGTAAAACCAGCCCGGCCCGCGCACTCTGCCAACTCCCACGATAACCGAATCATTCACCACCTGCATTCCGCAGAAGCCCCTCTTGATAACCGAACTGCTCAGCTGCGGTTCCGGAACCCAGGTTGTCCCTCCGTTACTGGTTTTATAGAGGATGTTGGTATCGGTTGAAGCGGGATTGTTCACCTCCCCGATTCCGAGAGCGCCTGCATAACCATGCAGTGAATCAAAAAAGCCGACCGAACGCCAGTGAGTGGAACTTCCCTTGTCCAATACCTTCACCCAAGCAGCACCCCCGTTTGTGGTGCGGTGTATCTGTCCCGCGCCGTTTACCGCCCAGCCCAGATGTTCATTCAGGAAAAATCCGTCATTATTCCGCGATGAGGGGCTCGGCAGAAACGAGGTATTCTCCCAGGTACCTGGTGCCTGCGAAAAAAGTGTGCTTATGAGGAAAAATGAAAGGAGAAAAACTCTTAAAAGGGACATTACGCTCCGCCGGGAATATGTAGAAGATTTATTCATGGCGAAATTTAAGGAAGAAATGAGAGTAATGAATAATGAAAAATGAAGAATTAAGGATGGTTCAGCAATACTTCAGGGAGAGGAGAATACATCCTGCTGCGTAAAATCCTCACGCACCGCAGGCCGGAATGAAATCCGGACTGCGGGGCATAAGGTATCTTTCAGGATTTTCTGCTCAGATGTTCTCTGCAATTCGCTTCATCCGCGGTCCTGATCACACCCCGCAGAAGATGTGCGCAATATTTTTACTTCAGTAGCGTTAACTTCTGCTGCGCTGAAAACTCACCCGCCGTGAGCCTGCAAATATATATACCGCTTGGCAGTTCTGAGCCGTTAAACTGAACTTGGTGCCATCCCGCTTCAGTTAAACCTGAGACAATAACCGATACCTGCTTTCCGGTTATGTCATACACCGCAAGCCGGATATCGCTCTTATGGGGGAGTGAAAATTCTATCGTGGTACCCGGGTTAAAGGGATTCGGGTAATTCCGGTTGAGACGGAATTCCGTTACGCCGCTGAACTCTGCCTCAGCAACTTCTGAGTAACTGAACGAGCCGTCATAGTCTGTCTGTTTCAGCCGGTAAAAGGATACTCCTCTGAGAGGGGCTCTGTCCGTATAAGTATAATGAGTCTGGCCGGCAGTTGTTCCGGCTCCCTCAAGTTCACCGAGGAAATTCCAGACCATTCCGTCTGCTGATCGCTGGATGATAAATGCTCTGTTGTTGGTTTCCGTCGCGGTAGTCCAGTTCAGAAGAGCCGCGCCATTCTCTATCCTCACCGAAAACGAAGTCAGCTCAACAGGAATCTCCCCTCCACCTATTCCCTCCCAGCAGTGAACCTGAAATGCCGTGCCGCTTGACCCGTCATTCCCGCCGCCGAAAAAGAGCTTCCGGTGCCCGGGTATATACGTCCCAACGGGAAGTCCGCGTACTGCCGGCAGATCGCTGTCTATTGACCAGGTATTTGCCGCGGGATCATAAACATATACTTTGGTGAGAATCGAATATCCGCTGAATCCGCCGCCGCCGCCGACCACATAAACAAAGGAGTCACTTGCAGCAACCGACCATTTGGTAAAATTGACCGGCTCAGGGAACGGAGCTATAGTTGACCAGGTATTGGAAGTAATATCATACTTGTAACACAGCGTGAAATCCCCTCCGGTCTCTCCCAGTCCGCCGATTCTGTATATATAATTACCGAGGGCCGCCATTCCTGCATAGCGCCGTCCTATGGGTGGCGCGGCCATCTGCTCCCAGCTGTCCGTGTCAATGTTGTAGCGGTGAAAATACCCCACGGGAGGAGATGACGTATTGGCGGAGCTTGCATATATATAATTGCCGCCGTCCCAGACGATTGAACCCTCCGGACCGCGCACCTGCGATGGTCCGGCCGTGAGTGTTGCCCAGGTTCCGGTGCCGTTGGCATCAGGAGTAAACACTTCAAATGTTGCATTGGTAGCTGTGCCTGATCCCCCCATCTTATAGAGCTTTCCGCGTGCCACGGTTGAAGAAATGTTAAATCCTGAGGCTGTTGCGGGGGTGCATGTTATCCAGGTCTTGGTCGGTACGTGGTAAGCAAGCGCAAGCGATGTTGCGTTCTGCGAACAGAATATATACACATAATCGTTTATGGCACCGTAGGCAGAACGTCCGAAGAAAGACGGCGCATCGGTTGTCTGCTCCCAGGTATAGGCATCCGAGGGGACGGGGTCTTCATCAAAACGGAAACCGTCCGGAGATCCGTGCTCTTCTTCATAAAAGAGACCAAGCTGCTGAGGTGAAAGAAAAGAAGCTGAGAAAATGAGAAAGCAAAACAGTAACCAGGTAGAACGCATGGCAACCTCTTGTCATTTTTTGTCGGATATGTATCTCAAGTTTAAACATTCCCGGCCGGATATGCAAGAACTTCAGACCCCGGAAAGTCGGGTTGTATTATTCCAGTATTACCGAGATAATCTTTTCCGCGCTGTCCTCACGGGTTCCGCTGTTGCGGTTAGTCAGGATGATTACGCTCAGCTTCTTTTCCGGTATGCGGTAGAGTACGTTTCTGAAGCCGATGGTGCTTCCCGTGTGCCAGACAGTCTCCATTCCTTTCCAGGTTTTAAGATGCCAGCCATAGCCGTAATCAACCGGAGTGCTGTCATTCAGCATGGTTCTTGTGGTTGCAAGCATCCAGGATTTTTTCGAGAGAAGTTTTCCGCCGTTCAGCACTTTGCACCAGGAAATCAGATCGTCAATGTTCGAGTATATACCGCCGTCCCCGAGCACCGAGGAGGTTACCGACTGATCGGTTCTGCGGGCGGTATCAAGCCGGATACTGTAACCGTAAGCCCGGTTAGGCACTTTATTATAACCGTTCACATAAGCAAGCGTGTTCTTCATGCCAAGGGGGGTGAATATATATTTCTTCAGATAATCAGGATATTTCATGCAGGAATATTTCTCCACCGCCAGAGCCAGCAGCGCGTATGCCGTGTTGCTGTACTGATACTTTTCTCCCGGCAGAAAATACACTGAGTCAATCCCCTTCATCAGCGTAAGCACGTCAGCATCCTGAACCGGTATGGTAACCGAGTCGGGTATCAGCTCTTCATAATCCACCAGCCCGGAAGTATGGTTCAGCAGGTGATGCACCGTAATCCCCTTACCATAGTCGGGAAATCCGGGGAAGATTTCCGTCAGCGTGGTTCTGTAACCAAGCTTTTTCTTCTCTATCAGCCGGATAACTGCCGCCGCTGTAAACTGCTTGGAAACCGAGGCCAGCCGGTAATTGGTTTTAGAACCCGCTTTTTTCTTCGCTTCAAGGTCAGCCATACCGTATGATTTTTTATATACCACGGTATTTCCTATCATTACGGCCAGTGACGCCGAGGGAACGGTATCTCCCGTATAAGCAGTCATGAGAGAATCAATGCGGAGTTTTTGAGTTTTGGTCAGTTTTTGGGCGTAGGAGGCATTCATGGTAACAATGAGCAGGAAAATTGAAAATAGACGGATCATGATTCAGATATTTTCAGTAATTCAGTTATGGTTTTCATGCAGAAACTGCATTCAATTTGTGTAATTCCGGAGAGCGGCCCCGGCACTTCCGCAAACAACGGATTCTTCACACCGGACAAAACTACTCAGGCAAAATAACGCCTCAAATTTATCTCTTTTTTCTTTATTTTAGGCACTTGTATCCGTTAATTATACACTCCGGAATCTGACCGGATCACCCGGCAGCGGCAGTAAAAAGAGGCAGTACGGATACGGTAGACTATCATTATTCACTATTTTCAGCAGATTATGGATAACAGGCCAGCACCATCAGTTATTGTCATTTTCGGCGCTTCAGGCGATCTTACCAAGAGGAAGCTGATCCCGGCCCTCTACGATCTCTTTTGCAAGAATGCCATGCCCCTCCGTTTTGCGGTTTTGGGTGCAGCCCGTTCAGCTATCAGCGATGAAGCATTCCGGGCTAAAATGGCGGAAGATATCCGCACCTACTCTGAAAATAAAGAGCACCTGAGTGATGAGGTGATAGAAAGATTTGTCAGGAATCTTTACTACACCTCACTCGAAACTGAAAATCCGGATGACTACGTCCGGCTTAAAATCCGCCTCGAACAGCTTGATGCTGAACTGAACACCGGCGGTAACTATATATACTATCTGGCCTCCCCCCCGAAGCTCTACGAAACTGTTGCACAGGCGCTGCATAATCAGGGACTTCATATCAACAGCGGTGATACCGTTACCAAGAAACTGATTATCGAAAAACCTTTCGGCTACGATCTCGCATCCGCTCTTGCGCTTAATCAGAAACTGCATACCCTCTTTGAGGAAAATCAGCTTTACCGCATTGATCACTATCTTGGCAAAGAGACCGTGCAGAATGTGCTGGTCCTCCGTTTCGCCAACGGCATCTTTGAACCTCTCTGGAACCGCAACTATATTGACTATGTCGAAATAACCGCGGCTGAATCCATTGGCGTTGAAAACCGCGGCGGATATTATGACACTGCCGGCACTCTCCGCGATATGGTGCAGAATCATCTGATGCAGATTGCAGGACTGGTGGCTATGGAGCCCCCCGCTTCGTTTGACTCAACATCTGTCCGTAATGAAACCATTAAAGTGTTCCAGTCCCTTATCCCCATTCCCTCAGACCGGGTTGAGGAGTTCACCGTGCGCGGCCAGTATATATCATCAAAGGTAAAAGGACAGCAGGTTAAGGGTTACCGCGAAGAAAAAGATGTGCATCCGGACTCCCGCACGGAAACCTACGCCGGACTGAAGTTCTTTATTGATAACTGGCGCTGGGCTGGTGTTCCATTCTATATGCGCGCCGGAAAACGCCTTCCTACCCGTGTTACTGAAGTGGTTATCCATTTTAAGAAATCACCGCAGCACCTGTTCCACCGTGACAACAAGGAGCAGCCGAGCAATCTTCTTATCATCCGCGTTCAGCCGGATGAGGGCATTCTCATGAAATTCGGCATGAAAACTCCCGGTGCAGGGTTCAAAACCCAGCAGGTTAATATGGACTTCCATTATTCAGAACTCGGCAATATCAGTATATCCTCTGCTTATGAACGCCTGCTGCTTGACTGCATGACCGGCGACTCAACTCTTTACGCACGTGGTGATGCTGTGGAAGCATGCTGGCGCTTTGTTGACCCTATTCTCTCAGCGTGGAAGCATAATCCAGAGATTAAACTTTACGGCTACCCCGCGGGTACCTGGGGGCCTGCCGAAGCAACCGGTCTTTTCGGACAGCCGGGTATGGACTGGCGCTATCCATGTAAAAATCTTTCCGATGACGGAAACTATTGTGAACTCTAAAGCAGATAAATATATATAAAATATTATGGCCGGACAGATCGTTAAAGTATTTGATGCCGTGGATTCCCTCATGGGCACGTTTACCGAGGAGCTTTTTTACTTTTCAGCCAAATGGCCTGATAAAGCCAATATTGCTCTTTCCGGAGGCTCTACCCCGAAAGCACTTTTTGAAGAACTTGCCAAACCTGCAAATCTTGATAAAATTCACTGGGCGGTTTTTAACTTTTTCTGGGGGGATGAGCGGATGGTTTCATATGATAATCCTGAAAGCAATTATGGTACGGCTAACAGGATTTTCCTATCAAAAATCCGCGATACCCGGCAGGGTATATATCCCGTTCCGGCAGCCGCCACTCCGAAAGAAGCAGCGCTCCTCTATGAAGTGAAAATCCGCGAAATAGTTAAACCTGTGCAGAACGGCATCCCGGTATTTGACTGGATTATTCTCGGCATTGGTACAGACGGACATACCGCCTCAATTTTCCCCGGCGCAAAATGGAGCGAAGATGAATACCCCCTTACTTTTGTGGCCAAACATCCCGTTACCGGCCAGAAGAGGGTCAGTTTCACCTATAAACTGATTAATCAGGCACATCGGGTGACCTTCCTTGTAACGGGAAAAGAAAAAGCCGAGGTAATTGAGCAGATTCTCCACAATAAACCTGAAGCGGAAAACTACCCCGCGGCCATGATCAGACCGGAAAACGGAATTGTAGAATGGTATCTTGACTCTGAAGCAGCAAGCCTCCTGAAACTGTAACATATACGCCGCTTTCTTCAATTCCGGAGAAAGCCACGGGATCTTTCCGGCGCTGCTTTTCTTTTACCGCCAGGTATTCCCCTTTCCTTAAAAACCCGCAACTTCCCTATATTTGCAGTGCATCTTTATTAATACTCTGAATCATGGATACCGGAAAACATAATAAATCCCTCTTTCACGAAATAGCATCACTCACCACCGAACAGCAGAATGAGCGTTCAAAAAATATTGATTATGCCTCTACCGCTGAAATCATCAGGATAATCAATGAGGAAGACAAACTTGTCCCCCTCGCGGTGGAAAAAGAGCTTCCGTATATAGAAAAAGCGGTTGAAGCAATAGTTCACGCGTTAAAAAACGGCGGACGGCTCCTCTACTTCGGTGCCGGTACCAGCGGACGCCTTGGAGTGGTTGATGCTTCCGAATGTCCCCCCACCTTCGGCACCCCATTCGGCATGATTGAAGGATATATAGCCGGCGGACGTGAAGCCATGTTCCGCGCACAGGAAGGAGCAGAAGATAAAGAAGAAAACGGCGCACACGATGTGATGGCTGCTAAGGTAACCAGCAAAGATGTTGTCTGCGGAATTGCGGCAAGCCGGCGCACTCCATACGTAGTAGGTGCAGTAAAAAAAGCAAAAGAACTTGGCGCGGTTACCCTTTACGTAACCACCAATCCCCGTGAGAATTTTGATATTAAAGAAGTTGATATACCCATCTGCCCTTTTGTTGGTCCGGAAGTAATTATGGGATCCACCCGTATGAAAAGCGGAACGGCACAGAAATTAGTTTTAAATATGCTTACCACCGCCTCAATGGTACGTCTTGGCAAGGTGTATGAGAATATGATGATTGACCTGCAGATGACCAACAAAAAGCTGGTTGAGCGTTCAAGAAGAATCGTTATGAACATAACCGGCGTCACCTACGAAGAAGCGGCTGATTATCTGGCAAAAGCAAATAATCATGTAAAGTCCGCGCTCGTAATGATCAAGCGCGGGGTCAGTTACG of Ignavibacteriales bacterium contains these proteins:
- a CDS encoding histidine kinase, producing MKRFFVSLLIVLPLLLQAQEVTLRVSVKAAMLPEGGKVYISGSTQSTGGWNPSAVELEPIGALHWVRDIRFNAGETVEFKITGGSWAREAIYEQGTVPQNFALRMTKDTTLEIFVPFWKSDADMPRTNYGSVVGKVITHKNMEYPKLLPRDVHVWLPPGYDEEDERYPVLYMHDGQNVFDPATSTMGFDWRADDIADSLIRAGEMKKIIIVAINNTRNRYPEYTRGDTTDAYMEFCSRVLKKFIDENYRTLPGRENTAVAGSSGGGLISFRLAWEYDDVYLMVAALSPAFKIYNIDYVQPVYTDPDPPRNLQIYLDNGGLGLEERLQPGIDEMLLALKKQGYEESGTFVWKKFPDALHNEKAWAERFHLPLLQFFGTKK
- a CDS encoding beta-lactamase family protein; this translates as MNASYAQKLTKTQKLRIDSLMTAYTGDTVPSASLAVMIGNTVVYKKSYGMADLEAKKKAGSKTNYRLASVSKQFTAAAVIRLIEKKKLGYRTTLTEIFPGFPDYGKGITVHHLLNHTSGLVDYEELIPDSVTIPVQDADVLTLMKGIDSVYFLPGEKYQYSNTAYALLALAVEKYSCMKYPDYLKKYIFTPLGMKNTLAYVNGYNKVPNRAYGYSIRLDTARRTDQSVTSSVLGDGGIYSNIDDLISWCKVLNGGKLLSKKSWMLATTRTMLNDSTPVDYGYGWHLKTWKGMETVWHTGSTIGFRNVLYRIPEKKLSVIILTNRNSGTREDSAEKIISVILE
- a CDS encoding deoxyguanosinetriphosphate triphosphohydrolase, yielding MNWQKLITPQRCGKESTGTAAFDGRNEYQKDFDRIVFSEAFRRLQNKTQVIPLPETDFIHTRLTHSIESSCVGRSLGHLCGVELKSLYKDELRDVSEYDIEALVAAACLSHDIGNPPFGHSGEDAISEYFRSSKAASFISRLNEKQKHDLQAFEGNAAGFRLLTNSYLHDTDRKGGLSLTYSTLGVFTKYPKESLPDLRKSGRVSQKKFGYFQADKEVFERTAEYLGLEYEEQSGSRIYRRHPLAFLVEAADDISYILVDFEDGYKLKLVSYDEIYTLLDSIVSRYTDTHRKEIEKIRNHDEKIGYLRSRAIGSLVQDTASAFLRNCEGILAGSYDKHLFAETIAFGELEQIRKTSVEKIYNSKPVIEIEAAGYVVLSGLLDAFLHAAFDHDKGNYGKKTRRLIPQRYLQVDKDDPDHDYKLILNITMYVGGMTDSYAVETYRKLSGISL
- the pgl gene encoding 6-phosphogluconolactonase; the protein is MAGQIVKVFDAVDSLMGTFTEELFYFSAKWPDKANIALSGGSTPKALFEELAKPANLDKIHWAVFNFFWGDERMVSYDNPESNYGTANRIFLSKIRDTRQGIYPVPAAATPKEAALLYEVKIREIVKPVQNGIPVFDWIILGIGTDGHTASIFPGAKWSEDEYPLTFVAKHPVTGQKRVSFTYKLINQAHRVTFLVTGKEKAEVIEQILHNKPEAENYPAAMIRPENGIVEWYLDSEAASLLKL
- a CDS encoding T9SS type A sorting domain-containing protein, producing the protein MRSTWLLFCFLIFSASFLSPQQLGLFYEEEHGSPDGFRFDEDPVPSDAYTWEQTTDAPSFFGRSAYGAINDYVYIFCSQNATSLALAYHVPTKTWITCTPATASGFNISSTVARGKLYKMGGSGTATNATFEVFTPDANGTGTWATLTAGPSQVRGPEGSIVWDGGNYIYASSANTSSPPVGYFHRYNIDTDSWEQMAAPPIGRRYAGMAALGNYIYRIGGLGETGGDFTLCYKYDITSNTWSTIAPFPEPVNFTKWSVAASDSFVYVVGGGGGFSGYSILTKVYVYDPAANTWSIDSDLPAVRGLPVGTYIPGHRKLFFGGGNDGSSGTAFQVHCWEGIGGGEIPVELTSFSVRIENGAALLNWTTATETNNRAFIIQRSADGMVWNFLGELEGAGTTAGQTHYTYTDRAPLRGVSFYRLKQTDYDGSFSYSEVAEAEFSGVTEFRLNRNYPNPFNPGTTIEFSLPHKSDIRLAVYDITGKQVSVIVSGLTEAGWHQVQFNGSELPSGIYICRLTAGEFSAQQKLTLLK
- a CDS encoding glucose-6-phosphate dehydrogenase; translated protein: MDNRPAPSVIVIFGASGDLTKRKLIPALYDLFCKNAMPLRFAVLGAARSAISDEAFRAKMAEDIRTYSENKEHLSDEVIERFVRNLYYTSLETENPDDYVRLKIRLEQLDAELNTGGNYIYYLASPPKLYETVAQALHNQGLHINSGDTVTKKLIIEKPFGYDLASALALNQKLHTLFEENQLYRIDHYLGKETVQNVLVLRFANGIFEPLWNRNYIDYVEITAAESIGVENRGGYYDTAGTLRDMVQNHLMQIAGLVAMEPPASFDSTSVRNETIKVFQSLIPIPSDRVEEFTVRGQYISSKVKGQQVKGYREEKDVHPDSRTETYAGLKFFIDNWRWAGVPFYMRAGKRLPTRVTEVVIHFKKSPQHLFHRDNKEQPSNLLIIRVQPDEGILMKFGMKTPGAGFKTQQVNMDFHYSELGNISISSAYERLLLDCMTGDSTLYARGDAVEACWRFVDPILSAWKHNPEIKLYGYPAGTWGPAEATGLFGQPGMDWRYPCKNLSDDGNYCEL
- a CDS encoding T9SS type A sorting domain-containing protein, with translation MSLLRVFLLSFFLISTLFSQAPGTWENTSFLPSPSSRNNDGFFLNEHLGWAVNGAGQIHRTTNGGAAWVKVLDKGSSTHWRSVGFFDSLHGYAGALGIGEVNNPASTDTNILYKTSNGGTTWVPEPQLSSSVIKRGFCGMQVVNDSVIVGVGRVRGPGWFYKTTNRGQTWTAKELSSIAPGLIDIYFTTPLTGWIVGLTNITHANSSGIVLYTSDGGNTWSPQITTSRQGEWCWKIQFPTPDTGYISLQRNSLSPIYFLKTTDAGFTWEEKLFSNSYYFVQGMGFINGSLGWAGGNSANPMWQTTNGGETWSPLTLGRRVNRFRIINSHLAYAFGDSIYKYTAPFTSIQNETAGEVPGYELSNNYPNPFNPLTMIEFRLDKGSYITLRIYNNLGEIIRTVAEGYFEPGTHKRQWDGENEAAEPVPSGQYFYRIQGTGINETKKMILLR
- the murQ gene encoding N-acetylmuramic acid 6-phosphate etherase: MDTGKHNKSLFHEIASLTTEQQNERSKNIDYASTAEIIRIINEEDKLVPLAVEKELPYIEKAVEAIVHALKNGGRLLYFGAGTSGRLGVVDASECPPTFGTPFGMIEGYIAGGREAMFRAQEGAEDKEENGAHDVMAAKVTSKDVVCGIAASRRTPYVVGAVKKAKELGAVTLYVTTNPRENFDIKEVDIPICPFVGPEVIMGSTRMKSGTAQKLVLNMLTTASMVRLGKVYENMMIDLQMTNKKLVERSRRIVMNITGVTYEEAADYLAKANNHVKSALVMIKRGVSYEKAQELLAKTDGFVRKAIDLIDNG